One part of the Streptomyces ferrugineus genome encodes these proteins:
- the gnd gene encoding phosphogluconate dehydrogenase (NAD(+)-dependent, decarboxylating), protein MELGLVGLGKMGGNMRERIRRAGHTVVGYDRNADLADVHSLEELVGKLSGPRVVWVMVPAGAATQSTIDELAELLDPGDVVVDGGNSRWTDDEKHAKELAAKGIGFVDCGVSGGVWGLENGYALMYGGDAENVAKVQPVFDALKPKGDFGAVHAGKVGAGHFAKMVHNGIEYAMMQAYAEGWELLEKVDSVTDVREVFRSWQEGTVIRSWLLDLAVNALDEDEHLDKLKGFAQDSGEGRWTVEAAIDHAVPLPAITASLFARFASRQDDSPQMKMIAALRNQFGGHAVEKK, encoded by the coding sequence ATGGAGCTCGGTCTCGTCGGCCTCGGCAAGATGGGCGGCAACATGCGCGAGCGGATCCGTCGCGCGGGCCACACCGTCGTCGGATACGACCGCAACGCGGACCTCGCGGATGTCCACAGCCTGGAAGAGCTTGTGGGCAAGCTCTCGGGCCCGCGCGTGGTCTGGGTGATGGTCCCGGCCGGTGCCGCGACCCAGTCGACCATCGACGAGCTCGCGGAGCTGCTGGACCCCGGTGACGTCGTCGTGGACGGCGGCAACTCCCGCTGGACGGACGACGAGAAGCACGCTAAGGAGCTGGCGGCCAAGGGCATCGGCTTCGTCGACTGCGGCGTCTCCGGCGGCGTCTGGGGCCTGGAGAACGGCTATGCGCTGATGTACGGCGGCGACGCGGAGAACGTCGCCAAGGTGCAGCCGGTCTTCGACGCGCTCAAGCCGAAGGGCGACTTCGGCGCCGTGCACGCCGGCAAGGTCGGCGCGGGGCACTTCGCGAAGATGGTCCACAACGGCATCGAGTACGCCATGATGCAGGCCTACGCCGAGGGCTGGGAGCTGCTGGAGAAGGTCGACTCCGTCACGGACGTCCGGGAGGTCTTCCGCTCCTGGCAGGAGGGCACGGTCATACGTTCCTGGCTGCTGGACCTCGCGGTGAACGCCCTCGACGAGGACGAGCACCTGGACAAGCTCAAGGGTTTTGCACAGGACTCCGGTGAGGGACGCTGGACTGTGGAGGCCGCCATCGACCACGCGGTGCCGCTGCCGGCGATCACCGCGTCGCTGTTCGCGCGGTTCGCGTCCCGCCAGGACGACTCTCCGCAGATGAAGATGATCGCGGCGCTGCGGAACCAGTTCGGCGGCCACGCGGTCGAGAAGAAGTGA
- the gyrB gene encoding DNA topoisomerase (ATP-hydrolyzing) subunit B yields MADSGNPNENIPSTDAGANGAVTSSNGEVTASYDASAITVLEGLDAVRKRPGMYIGSTGERGLHHLVYEVVDNAVDEALAGHADTIDVTILADGGVRVIDNGRGIPVGIVPSEGKPAVEVVLTVLHAGGKFGGGGYAVSGGLHGVGVSVVNALSSKVAVEVKTDGHRWTQDYKMGVPTAALAKNEATEETGTSVTFWADGDIFETTDYSFETLSRRFQEMAFLNKGLTIKLTDERESAKATAGADEAGADEKDEVKTVTYHYEGGIVDFVKYLNSRKGDVVHPTVIDLEAEDKDKSLSLEVAMQWNSGYSEGVYSFANIIHTHEGGTHEEGFRAALTSLINKYARDKKLLREKDDNLTGDDIREGLTAIISVKLSEPQFEGQTKTKLGNTEAKTFVQRAVYEHLNDWLDRNPNEAADIIRKGIQAATARVAARKARDLTRRKGLLESASLPGKLSDCQSNDPTKCEIFIVEGDSAGGSAKSGRNPQYQAILPIRGKILNVEKARIDKILQNQEIQALISAFGTGVHEDFDIEKLRYHKIILMADADVDGQHINTLLLTFLFRFMRPLVEAGHVFLSRPPLYKIKWGRDEVDYAYSDRERDALIEMGRQRGKRVKEDSIQRFKGLGEMNAEELRVTTMDQEHRVLGQVTLDDAAQADDLFSVLMGEDVEARRQFIQRNAKDVRFLDI; encoded by the coding sequence GTGGCCGATTCCGGCAACCCCAACGAGAACATCCCGTCCACCGACGCCGGCGCCAACGGCGCGGTGACCTCGTCGAACGGCGAGGTCACCGCCTCGTACGACGCCAGCGCCATCACCGTCCTCGAGGGTCTGGACGCGGTTCGCAAGCGACCCGGTATGTACATCGGTTCGACCGGCGAGCGCGGCCTGCACCACCTCGTGTACGAGGTGGTCGACAACGCCGTCGACGAGGCGCTGGCCGGCCACGCGGACACCATCGACGTGACGATCCTGGCCGACGGCGGCGTGCGCGTCATCGACAACGGCCGTGGCATCCCGGTCGGCATCGTTCCGTCCGAAGGCAAGCCGGCCGTCGAGGTCGTGCTGACCGTGCTGCACGCGGGCGGCAAGTTCGGCGGCGGCGGCTACGCGGTCTCCGGTGGTCTGCACGGCGTGGGTGTGTCCGTCGTGAACGCGCTGTCGTCCAAGGTCGCCGTCGAGGTCAAGACCGACGGTCACCGCTGGACGCAGGACTACAAGATGGGCGTCCCCACGGCTGCGCTGGCCAAGAACGAGGCCACGGAGGAGACGGGTACGTCGGTCACCTTCTGGGCCGACGGCGACATCTTCGAGACTACGGACTACTCCTTCGAGACGCTCTCGCGGCGCTTCCAGGAGATGGCGTTCCTCAACAAGGGTTTGACGATCAAACTCACCGACGAGCGCGAGTCGGCGAAGGCGACCGCCGGTGCGGACGAGGCGGGTGCGGACGAGAAGGACGAGGTCAAGACCGTCACGTACCACTACGAGGGCGGCATCGTCGACTTCGTGAAGTACCTCAACTCCCGCAAGGGAGACGTGGTGCACCCCACCGTCATCGACCTGGAGGCGGAGGACAAGGACAAGAGCCTGTCCCTCGAGGTCGCCATGCAGTGGAACAGCGGTTACAGCGAGGGCGTGTACTCCTTCGCCAACATCATCCACACGCACGAGGGCGGCACCCACGAGGAGGGCTTCCGCGCGGCCCTCACGAGCCTGATCAACAAGTACGCGCGCGACAAGAAGCTGCTGCGCGAGAAGGACGACAACCTCACGGGTGACGACATCCGCGAGGGTCTGACCGCGATCATCTCGGTGAAGCTCAGCGAGCCGCAGTTCGAGGGCCAGACGAAGACCAAGCTGGGCAACACGGAGGCCAAGACCTTCGTGCAGCGGGCCGTCTACGAGCACCTCAACGACTGGCTGGACCGCAACCCCAACGAGGCGGCGGACATCATCCGCAAGGGCATCCAGGCGGCCACCGCGCGCGTGGCGGCCCGCAAGGCCCGCGACCTGACCCGTCGCAAGGGCCTGCTGGAGAGCGCCTCGCTCCCGGGCAAGCTCTCCGACTGCCAGTCGAACGACCCCACCAAGTGCGAGATCTTCATCGTCGAGGGTGACTCCGCCGGCGGCTCGGCCAAGTCCGGCCGCAACCCGCAGTACCAGGCGATCCTCCCGATCCGGGGCAAGATCCTCAACGTCGAGAAGGCGCGGATCGACAAGATCCTGCAGAACCAGGAGATCCAGGCGCTGATCTCGGCCTTCGGCACCGGTGTGCACGAGGACTTCGACATCGAGAAGCTCCGCTACCACAAGATCATCCTGATGGCGGACGCCGACGTCGACGGCCAGCACATCAACACCCTGCTGCTGACCTTCCTGTTCCGCTTCATGCGGCCGCTGGTCGAGGCCGGTCACGTGTTCCTGTCGCGTCCTCCGCTGTACAAGATCAAGTGGGGTCGGGACGAGGTCGACTACGCGTACTCCGACCGCGAGCGCGACGCGCTGATCGAGATGGGCCGCCAGCGCGGAAAGCGCGTCAAGGAGGACTCGATCCAGCGCTTCAAGGGTCTCGGCGAGATGAACGCCGAGGAACTGCGCGTGACGACGATGGACCAGGAGCACCGCGTCCTCGGCCAGGTCACCCTCGACGACGCCGCCCAGGCCGACGACCTGTTCTCGGTCCTCATGGGCGAGGACGTCGAGGCCCGCCGCCAGTTCATCCAGCGCAACGCCAAGGACGTCCGCTTCCTCGACATCTGA
- a CDS encoding DUF721 domain-containing protein, whose amino-acid sequence MSEKPSENAPDAPDAAKKTPEPSGVDLARVALRAAKEQARARGDAARQKKQARRGGLRSGARADGRDPMALGSAINRLITERGWETPAAVGGVMGRWPQIVGEDVAKHCVPEKYDEDERVLVVRCDSTAWATNLRLLAPTLVARLNEDLGHGAVKQIKVHGPGGPVRRYGPLRAPGSTGPGDTYG is encoded by the coding sequence ATGAGCGAGAAACCTTCCGAGAACGCCCCCGACGCACCCGACGCGGCCAAGAAGACCCCTGAGCCGTCCGGCGTCGACCTCGCGCGCGTGGCGCTCAGGGCGGCCAAGGAGCAGGCACGCGCGCGTGGGGACGCGGCGCGGCAGAAGAAGCAGGCGCGGCGCGGTGGCCTTCGCTCCGGCGCGCGGGCCGATGGACGCGACCCCATGGCGCTCGGCTCCGCCATTAACCGCTTGATCACCGAGCGGGGCTGGGAGACCCCGGCCGCGGTGGGCGGTGTGATGGGCCGCTGGCCCCAGATCGTCGGCGAGGACGTCGCCAAGCACTGTGTGCCGGAGAAGTACGACGAGGACGAGCGCGTCCTGGTGGTGCGCTGCGACTCGACGGCCTGGGCGACGAACCTGCGGCTGCTCGCCCCGACGCTGGTCGCCCGGCTCAACGAGGACCTCGGCCATGGCGCGGTGAAGCAGATCAAGGTGCACGGTCCCGGGGGCCCCGTCCGCCGCTACGGCCCGCTGCGCGCTCCCGGCAGCACGGGGCCCGGCGACACCTACGGGTGA
- the recF gene encoding DNA replication/repair protein RecF (All proteins in this family for which functions are known are DNA-binding proteins that assist the filamentation of RecA onto DNA for the initiation of recombination or recombinational repair.), translated as MHVTHLSLADFRSYARVEVPLDPGVTAFVGPNGQGKTNLVEAVGYLATLGSHRVASDAPLVRMGADRAVIRAQVRQGDRQQLVELELNPGKANRARINRSSQVRPRDVLGIVRTVLFAPEDLALVKGDPGERRRFLDELITARSPRMAGVRSDYERVLKQRNTLLKSAALARRHGGRTMDLSTLDVWDQHLARAGAELLAQRLDLIAAIQPLADKAYEQLAPGGGPVALDYKPSAPGEAHTREDLFEQLMAALAEARKQEIERGVTLVGPHRDDLLLKLGQLPAKGYASHGESWSFALALRLASYDLLRAEGNEPVLVLDDVFAELDSRRRERLAELVAPGEQVLVTAAVDDDVPHVLTGARYSVSEGAVERV; from the coding sequence ATGCACGTCACGCATCTGTCGCTGGCCGACTTCCGCTCGTACGCCCGGGTCGAAGTCCCGCTCGATCCGGGCGTGACCGCCTTCGTCGGCCCCAACGGCCAGGGCAAGACCAACCTCGTCGAGGCCGTCGGCTATCTCGCCACCCTCGGCAGCCATCGCGTCGCCTCCGACGCCCCCCTGGTCCGCATGGGCGCCGACCGGGCGGTCATCCGGGCGCAGGTACGGCAGGGCGACCGGCAGCAGCTGGTCGAGCTGGAGCTGAACCCGGGCAAGGCCAACCGGGCCCGTATCAACAGGTCCTCGCAGGTCAGACCCCGTGACGTGCTCGGCATCGTGCGGACCGTCCTGTTCGCGCCGGAGGACCTCGCCCTGGTCAAGGGCGACCCCGGCGAGCGGCGCCGCTTCCTCGACGAGCTGATCACCGCCCGCTCCCCGCGCATGGCGGGAGTGCGCTCCGACTACGAGCGCGTCCTCAAGCAGCGCAACACCCTCCTGAAGTCCGCCGCGCTGGCCCGCCGGCACGGCGGCCGCACGATGGACCTGTCCACACTCGACGTCTGGGACCAGCATCTCGCGCGCGCGGGCGCCGAGTTGCTCGCCCAGCGCCTGGACCTGATCGCGGCGATCCAGCCACTGGCCGACAAGGCGTACGAACAGCTCGCCCCCGGCGGCGGCCCCGTCGCCCTGGACTACAAGCCGTCGGCGCCCGGCGAGGCGCACACGCGCGAGGATCTCTTCGAGCAGCTGATGGCCGCGCTCGCCGAGGCCCGTAAGCAGGAGATCGAGCGGGGCGTCACCCTCGTGGGCCCGCATCGGGACGATCTGCTGCTCAAACTCGGTCAGTTGCCCGCCAAGGGATACGCCTCCCACGGCGAGTCCTGGTCCTTTGCGCTGGCGCTGCGCCTGGCGTCGTACGACCTGCTGCGGGCCGAGGGCAACGAGCCGGTGCTGGTCCTCGACGACGTCTTCGCCGAGCTGGACAGCCGGCGCCGCGAGCGCCTGGCGGAACTGGTCGCGCCCGGCGAGCAGGTCCTGGTGACGGCCGCGGTCGACGACGACGTACCGCACGTACTGACCGGGGCGCGGTACTCGGTGTCGGAGGGGGCGGTGGAGCGCGTATGA
- the gyrA gene encoding DNA gyrase subunit A: MTDENTPVTPDEGQTLRVEPVGLETEMQRSYLDYAMSVIVSRALPDVRDGLKPVHRRVLYAMYDGGYRPERGFYKCARVVGDVMGNYHPHGDSSIYDALVRLAQPWSMRMPLVDSNGNFGSPGNDPAAAMRYTECKMAPLSMEMVRDIDEETVDFTDNYDGRSQEPTVLPSRFPNLLINGSAGIAVGMATNIPPHNLREVAAGAQWYLENPEASHEELLDALIERIKGPDFPTGALVVGRKGIEEAYRTGRGSITMRAVVEVEEIQNRQCLVVTELPYQVNPDNLAQKIADLVKDGKIGGIADVRDETSSRTGQRLVIVLKRDAVAKVVLNNLYKHTDLQTNFGANMLALVDGVPRTLSLDAFIRHWVTHQIEVIVRRTRFRLRKAEERAHILRGLLKALDAIDEVIALIRRSDTVEIARGGLMDLLEIDEIQANAILEMQLRRLAALERQKIVQEHDELQAKINEYNQILASPVRQRGIVSEELAAIVEKYGDDRKTMLVPYDGDMSIEDLIAEEDIVVTVTRGGYVKRTKTVDYRAQKRGGKGVRGTKLKEDDIVDHFFVSTTHHWLLFFTNKGRVYRAKAYELPDAGREARGQHVANLLAFQPDEAIAEILAIRDYEAAPYLVLATKAGLVKKTPLKDYDSPRAGGVIAINLREMEDGSDDELIGAELVSPDDDLLLISRKAQSIRFTATDESLRPMGRATSGVKGMSFREGDELLSMNVVRPGTFVFTATDGGYAKRTAVDDYRVQGRGGLGIKAAKIVEDRGSLVGALVVEETDEILAITLGGGVIRTRVNEIRETGRDTMGVQLINLGKRDAVVGIARNAEAGREAEEVDGDVVVEDTAEGAAATIGTDEGESPSAE, encoded by the coding sequence ATGACCGACGAGAACACTCCCGTCACTCCTGACGAGGGACAGACCCTGCGCGTCGAGCCCGTCGGGCTCGAGACGGAGATGCAGCGCTCCTACCTCGACTACGCGATGTCCGTCATCGTCTCGCGTGCGCTGCCGGACGTCCGCGACGGCCTCAAGCCCGTCCACCGCCGCGTCCTGTACGCCATGTACGACGGCGGCTACCGCCCCGAGCGCGGCTTCTACAAGTGCGCGCGCGTGGTCGGCGACGTCATGGGCAACTACCACCCCCACGGCGACAGTTCGATCTACGACGCCCTGGTGCGCCTCGCGCAGCCCTGGTCGATGCGGATGCCGCTGGTGGACTCCAACGGCAACTTCGGCTCTCCGGGCAACGACCCGGCGGCGGCCATGCGCTACACCGAGTGCAAGATGGCGCCGCTGTCGATGGAGATGGTCCGTGACATCGACGAGGAGACCGTCGACTTCACGGACAACTACGACGGCCGCTCCCAGGAGCCGACCGTCCTGCCGTCCCGCTTCCCGAACCTGCTGATCAACGGTTCGGCCGGCATCGCGGTCGGCATGGCGACCAACATCCCGCCGCACAACCTGCGCGAGGTCGCGGCCGGCGCCCAGTGGTACCTGGAGAACCCCGAGGCCTCCCACGAGGAGCTGCTGGACGCCCTCATCGAGCGCATCAAGGGCCCCGACTTCCCGACCGGCGCCCTCGTGGTCGGCCGCAAGGGCATCGAGGAGGCCTACCGCACCGGCCGCGGCTCCATCACCATGCGCGCGGTCGTCGAGGTCGAAGAGATCCAGAACCGCCAGTGCCTGGTGGTCACGGAGCTGCCCTACCAGGTCAACCCCGACAACCTCGCGCAGAAGATCGCCGACCTGGTGAAGGACGGCAAGATCGGCGGCATCGCGGACGTCCGCGACGAGACGTCGTCCCGCACCGGCCAGCGCCTGGTCATCGTGCTCAAGAGGGACGCGGTCGCCAAGGTCGTGCTCAACAACCTCTACAAGCACACCGACCTGCAGACGAACTTCGGCGCCAACATGCTGGCGCTCGTCGACGGCGTCCCGCGCACCCTCTCGCTCGACGCGTTCATCCGCCACTGGGTGACGCACCAGATCGAGGTCATCGTCCGCCGTACGCGCTTCAGGCTGCGCAAGGCCGAGGAGCGGGCGCACATCCTGCGCGGCCTGCTGAAGGCCCTGGACGCCATCGACGAGGTCATCGCGCTGATCCGGCGCAGCGACACCGTCGAGATCGCGCGCGGGGGCCTGATGGACCTCCTGGAGATCGACGAGATCCAGGCCAACGCCATCCTCGAGATGCAGCTGCGCCGACTGGCCGCCCTGGAGCGCCAGAAGATCGTCCAGGAGCACGACGAACTCCAGGCGAAGATCAACGAGTACAACCAGATCCTCGCCTCCCCGGTCCGCCAGCGCGGCATCGTCAGCGAGGAGCTGGCGGCGATCGTCGAGAAGTACGGCGACGACCGCAAGACCATGCTGGTGCCCTACGACGGCGACATGTCCATCGAGGACCTCATCGCCGAAGAGGACATCGTGGTCACCGTCACGCGCGGCGGCTATGTCAAGCGCACCAAGACGGTCGACTACCGGGCGCAGAAGCGCGGCGGCAAGGGCGTGCGGGGCACGAAGCTGAAGGAAGACGACATCGTCGACCACTTCTTCGTCTCCACGACCCACCACTGGCTGCTGTTCTTCACCAACAAGGGCCGTGTGTACCGGGCCAAGGCCTATGAGCTCCCGGATGCCGGGCGGGAGGCGCGCGGGCAGCACGTCGCGAACCTGCTGGCCTTCCAGCCGGACGAGGCGATCGCCGAGATCCTCGCGATCCGCGACTACGAGGCGGCGCCGTACCTGGTGCTCGCCACGAAGGCGGGTCTGGTGAAGAAGACGCCTCTGAAGGATTACGATTCGCCCCGCGCCGGCGGTGTCATCGCGATCAACCTCCGTGAAATGGAGGACGGTTCCGATGACGAACTGATCGGTGCCGAACTCGTTTCGCCCGACGACGATCTGCTTCTGATCAGCAGGAAGGCGCAGTCGATCAGGTTCACCGCCACGGACGAGTCGCTGCGCCCGATGGGCCGTGCCACCTCGGGTGTCAAGGGCATGAGCTTCCGCGAGGGCGACGAGCTGCTCTCGATGAATGTTGTTCGACCCGGTACGTTCGTGTTCACTGCCACCGACGGTGGGTACGCGAAGCGGACCGCCGTCGACGACTACCGCGTCCAGGGTCGCGGCGGCCTCGGTATCAAGGCCGCCAAGATCGTCGAGGACCGCGGTTCGCTCGTCGGCGCGCTGGTGGTCGAGGAGACCGACGAGATCCTCGCCATCACGCTGGGCGGCGGTGTGATTCGTACGCGAGTCAACGAGATCAGGGAGACGGGCCGTGACACCATGGGCGTCCAACTGATCAACCTGGGCAAGCGCGATGCCGTCGTCGGTATCGCACGTAACGCCGAGGCGGGACGCGAGGCGGAGGAAGTCGACGGCGACGTGGTCGTCGAGGACACCGCCGAGGGGGCCGCCGCGACCATCGGCACGGACGAGGGTGAGTCGCCCTCGGCCGAGTAG
- a CDS encoding DUF3566 domain-containing protein, whose amino-acid sequence MSGATGAGSSGTSTGSTAGTETDGGGRGSAASAKDTHTTQLKAIKSPAKGSSSPDTPGSQGGTVTDTRGSQPQQYAAGAGPAAAGAQPQPQPAGAQPASAASASPLPGERQQQAAGPYHPPQAYQTPAPGSAVRRPRTGARTTPRTRKARLRVAKADPWSVMKVSFLLSIALGVCTIVASAVLWMVMDAMGVFSSVGGTISEATGSNESNGFDLQSFLSLPNVLMFTSIIAVIDVVLATALATLGAFIYNLSAGFVGGVELTLAEDE is encoded by the coding sequence GTGAGCGGAGCCACGGGCGCCGGATCGTCCGGTACCTCGACCGGTTCTACGGCCGGTACGGAGACGGACGGCGGCGGCCGTGGCTCCGCCGCGTCTGCGAAGGACACGCACACCACGCAGCTGAAAGCGATCAAGTCGCCGGCGAAAGGCTCTTCCTCGCCCGACACACCCGGATCCCAGGGGGGAACCGTGACGGACACCCGAGGCTCGCAGCCCCAGCAGTACGCGGCCGGTGCGGGCCCGGCCGCTGCGGGCGCCCAGCCGCAGCCTCAGCCCGCGGGGGCGCAGCCGGCCTCCGCGGCGTCTGCGTCACCGCTGCCCGGGGAACGGCAGCAGCAGGCCGCCGGGCCCTATCACCCGCCGCAGGCCTACCAGACGCCCGCTCCCGGGAGCGCGGTGCGCCGGCCCCGCACCGGGGCGCGCACGACGCCGCGCACCCGCAAGGCGCGTCTGCGGGTGGCCAAGGCCGACCCGTGGTCGGTGATGAAGGTCAGCTTCCTGCTCTCCATCGCGCTGGGCGTCTGCACGATCGTCGCGTCCGCGGTGCTGTGGATGGTCATGGACGCGATGGGCGTCTTCTCGTCCGTCGGCGGCACGATCTCCGAGGCGACCGGCTCGAACGAGTCGAACGGCTTCGACCTGCAGTCCTTCCTGTCGCTGCCGAACGTCCTGATGTTCACGTCGATCATCGCGGTCATCGACGTCGTCCTCGCGACGGCGCTGGCCACGCTCGGCGCGTTCATCTACAACCTCTCCGCCGGCTTCGTGGGCGGCGTCGAGCTGACGCTCGCCGAGGACGAGTGA